The Salvia miltiorrhiza cultivar Shanhuang (shh) chromosome 2, IMPLAD_Smil_shh, whole genome shotgun sequence DNA window CTCTCCCTCCTATGAATCTCGCCCGCCACGTGATAACCTGATTTGACAGTATAAACATTCCCTCTACCGTGAGGCCAGAAAATTCTATCTCGTTTTGTTGAATCAAGGGCGAGATTAGACGCAATCTTCCAAACCTCAGTTGACGGAAAAACCTCAGCCACTCTGCCCATATCCTACACATAAACATCGTCAAGCGTAAGGGAGTTTGGGTGGGTGTGCTCTTTCTCGGGCTGTACCTGTGCTTCCAAATAGTTACCTCTCCCATCCGGTAGCCATGCATCAATACCTATTCGGATTCTAGCTCCATCACCAAGATGCCACACCATTCCCCTCGCCAATAAATCCCTTCCTACTAGTAAGCTAGTCCAAACGAAAGATGGCTTATGGGCTTTACTAGCAAGGAAGATATCATTTCTTGGGAAATACCTTGCTTTTAGCGATCGAGCTAACAAAGATGTTTCATTTTTGGCTAACCTCCGAACCTGCTTGGCTAACATTGCTTGATTAAAACGGGAAAGATCACGAAAACTGATTCCCTCTTCAACCTTGGCCATGCATAATTTATTCCAGCTCTTCCAACGAATTCTCCTTTCGTCCAATTTTTGTCCCCAAAAGAAGTTTGCCGCCACACTGTTTAATCTTTGACAAATTTGCTTTGGGATGGCAAAACTGCTCATGAGATAAGTTGGGATAGCCTGTAACACTGCTTTGATAAGAACAATTTTGCCAGCCCCAAAGAGAAACCGTCGCTTCCAATCTTTAGATTTTTTCCTTGTACGATCCACCAACATCTGAAAAATCTCCACTTTCGAGCGCCCCACACTACTAGGAATGCCAAGATAAGACCCTCTTTGTCCTTGACACTGAACGCCAAGTAGGTTGGCCAACTCCAATCTCAAATCAGGGGTCACCCCTccactaaaaaaaatagtggATTTCTCAAGATTCACCTTCTGGCCTGACACCACTTCATACCTCTCCATGATAGTACTTATAATCCCCACTTCAGCCGCATTTGCCCAAACACAATACAGTCGTCCGCAAACAACAAGTGGCTCATTCTTGGTGTAGTACGGCAAATTCTCGCTCCATGAACAAGCTTCCTTGTTTCGGCTTGGCGTAGTAGGCCCGAGAGTGCTTCGGCgcagaaaaaagaagaagaaatgagaCAGAGGGTCTCCCTTGTGGAGCCCTCGACTGGGTTCGAACTCTGCCCTTGGAAAACCATTAACAAGCACACGAAAGAAAACAGAGGTAACACAACGCATAATCAAGTCAACCATAGAAGAATGAAAACCAATATGACGCATCATAGACTCCAGAAAACACCATTCCACCCTGTCATAGGCTTTCGCCATATCTAATTTAAAAGCAAACACCCCATGAGCCCTATCCTTATTAAGTTTCACCATATGGAAAATCTCAAAGGCAATGAGAGCATTATAAGTAATATGATGCCCAGGTACAAAAGCCGACTGACTCTCATGAATTATGACAAGTAAAATAAGCTTTAGACGATTAGTAATAACTTTAGACACGAGCTTATACACCACATTACACAAACTTATAGGTCAGAAATCACTAGGCAGCAAGCAACATTTTTTATTGGGTATAAGAAAGACACAGGAAAGTGAAATTTATGGGACGTGGAGACTCACCACCATTAAGCACATTAAGAAGAAGTGGAACAATATCAAACTTGGCCTCAGACCAACAAGAAGAGTAAAAAATGGTTGGCATACCATCCGGCCCAGGGGCCTTGAATGGATGCATATGCTTAAGAGCATGAACAATCTCTTCCTGAGTGTAGGGGGCAGTAAGGTACCTGTTCATCTGCTCGGTTACAACTGGTTCAATGGAAGAAAGGACCTCCTCCATCGggtttgaagggttgtatactgaaagcaagactttatgcttgtatacattgattccttagttcactgtaattcttctatctgaaatattgttattgcataatcctattatagtccaatttgtctcatattatagattatatggtgtgttgtagttaacagaagatcatataattggaaaaagttgagatataaattgagttcacaatcaaagcaactatggacgagttgttcgtttagattgtagcacaaatggataaatagtttgtcttggctattaatttatgctagtaccttcgtgtattgaacaagATCACAGTGTGATGAAtgcttatattctaactaattaagaatcaagatctcggtgatttaAATTGTCTTaaccttaattgaattaatcgttgtgaataattaattgactattgctttgatttatcatgggtgagagttctattgaaactcaatatactcgatactttgggtgataatatttattatttgacatgtgattatattgcaataaggatccgtgtcctgctaataacaggatgataatatcctctcgaggaacttaataagtttatcgtattaaaccttGTAGGTGGAATTTGTTctgatacgataataagtttaagtggtagcacttgAGATGTCGTttaaattaaacgactaattaattaattaattgatcgtcagatgaattaattaattaatagatattggatatcttaaacacggggattaattaagtctaatgctagcccggactcacctaaagaataaagaggtaattcagtattaattttctagtggaataaattaatacttgtgtttCGATTTTATTATGGactgaataagaaaatcgagcactgggaggccaaactttattcgagctagtagatccccgcttggcccaataaaggcatCATTCCATAAGGGGGCGTCCCTTTCTCAATATCTCTTTGAGCTTTATTtggtttaattaagtttatgggtttattatttaggtatgaCTAATACTTAGTAGAAATAATAAGGAAGCCCTAAAACCTAATTACTTTTACGCTTACGTGAGACCAGAAAAAAAGAGTTATGTGAGAACaaaaagagagagggagggggagggggggggggagatGCCATTCCTATAAGGTGGAAAGGTCTTGAAGctcgttgccatccaacgtcaagtcttACAGTGGGAAACAAGTCGGAAGATTCACTCTGGAGTCCCTCatcgccggatttgcaagtaagattcgTTCTCTTGTAATAGGCACGttgatttttgtatgtattcatTTGGTATCCAGAATGggtcacgggcacgtgaatcatatgtcaTAATATGGTTCCTTCAGGGTTAGGAGTCGTACCAACCGTAAAGAGCTTCTGAAAGTAGGACCGGAACACCTCATCCATCTCCGTGTTCTTTCTCGTCTTTGTACCATCCACTTTTTCAATCTCCTTGATATGATTTCGCTTATTTCTCCCCCTCCTCCACCTTATGAAAAAAACTCGTGTTCCTGTCCTCTTCAGCCATCCAATCAGCTCGTGATCTCTGTTTCCACATCACCTCTTCTTTGGCAAGGAGATCATCGAGTTCCTTCTCAATAGCCCGCTGCTCGATCTTGGTATGAGCATCCCTTACCGGATTCTGCAAAACTGCCAACTCCTCCCTCAGTTTTGTGCATTGTTTTCTAATTTTACCGAACTCACGCTTCTCCCACGATTTTAAAGCCATTCCCATGTCATTAAGCTTCTTGTGCAGATCACCAACAATATGCATCTCAGCTCCcccattgatttatgcttaaattgctttattttcaagggtttgtatgtgcgtattttaagataatcttctggaaatttgtgcgttttatggtgtattttatgctttgcaggagatttaggttttcgagatgaagagagcaaattttggagagttcgGGCTAAAAATCTCGTTTTTATGCATACTCTGGCGCGTCAGAGTAGTGAATACCCGCGTCAGAAAAGTGAAGCTtcagtgcagcgaaatcaagaagccagagcagaggaaccgacatctccaaagcagagaagcgccagcatcagagaagtaaagcccaacgctcaatagtcagagaagtgaaaagtcagagaaatcaatctccatagtagcgaagtcatcaccagaggagtcaatagtctGAGCAGCCAAgtgagagtcagagcagagaaatcagccattcctctggcgatagccatttctctggcgcgacccgttcccctggcgatagcgatttctctggcgaggtccatttctctgacgatagtcgttcctctggcgagagctgcgaattcggcaagagtaggagtgtttttcagagcgtgcatccagctggagagttgccttattttacacgattctatttcctttagagttctactttgcatggcaacttccatggtgatcgaaggaaatctgaaaactataaataggtcatcttttgacctatctagagACCGGAGAGACTcgttatttcagttttatagcttta harbors:
- the LOC131008167 gene encoding uncharacterized protein LOC131008167, translated to MEEVLSSIEPVVTEQMNRYLTAPYTQEEIVHALKHMHPFKAPGPDVITNRLKLILLVIIHESQSAFVPGHHITYNALIAFEIFHMVKLNKDRAHGVFAFKLDMAKAYDRVEWCFLESMMRHIGFHSSMVDLIMRCVTSVFFRVLVNGFPRAEFEPSRGLHKGDPLSHFFFFFLRRSTLGPTTPSRNKEACSWSENLPYYTKNEPLVVCGRLYCVWANAAEVGIISTIMERYEVVSGQKVNLEKSTIFFSGGVTPDLRLELANLLGVQCQGQRGSYLGIPSSVGRSKVEIFQMLVDRTRKKSKDWKRRFLFGAGKIVLIKAVLQAIPTYLMSSFAIPKQICQRLNSVAANFFWGQKLDERRIRWKSWNKLCMAKVEEGISFRDLSRFNQAMLAKQVRRLAKNETSLLARSLKARYFPRNDIFLASKAHKPSFVWTSLLVGRDLLARGMVWHLGDGARIRIGIDAWLPDGRGNYLEAQDMGRVAEVFPSTEVWKIASNLALDSTKRDRIFWPHGRGNVYTVKSGYHVAGEIHRRERKLQLRLILAAYGNGFGG